One Cellulosimicrobium protaetiae genomic region harbors:
- a CDS encoding putative toxin has product MVDGDGRRHRYLSGHHRRHHRDVEREVLVHNAGGVASCNLGKRGEAEWQQITGLVKNAKSFRVGTRTRIPDGWQSQIRHVHEVKNIRYQYLRARSRMICGIAGSGGRAHVWVASHTRVSRTLANHSRITVRRMTRV; this is encoded by the coding sequence GTGGTCGACGGCGACGGGCGACGCCACCGGTACTTGTCCGGGCACCACCGGCGCCATCACCGCGACGTCGAACGCGAAGTCCTCGTGCACAACGCGGGAGGTGTCGCGTCCTGTAATCTTGGCAAGCGAGGTGAAGCAGAATGGCAGCAAATCACGGGGCTCGTGAAGAACGCAAAGTCATTCCGTGTGGGAACTAGAACTCGAATTCCAGATGGGTGGCAGTCTCAGATTCGCCACGTCCATGAGGTGAAGAACATTCGGTATCAGTACCTTCGCGCCAGATCAAGGATGATCTGCGGGATTGCTGGATCCGGCGGCAGGGCTCACGTATGGGTAGCGTCTCATACTCGCGTATCTCGCACGCTGGCCAATCATTCACGCATTACGGTACGCAGAATGACGAGGGTCTGA
- a CDS encoding HEAT repeat domain-containing protein, giving the protein MFEKAFESQRLVNEAAAGLLGELEARGIAVASLDDVRLDGDNVEVLAPLLLAHVFSARYPPFVQALIDKVSVPQAANFAIPQLAFFIRRVPADYRDPIEAESGREGDPTWQERIRDYIGSALGQLVAPDWADIFLELASDRGLGGSRFEIIHNLSKSRDERVPEVLLALLNDPSVAVFAAEALGEMRWPQARAALARLALTGDLPAKRAAASALRRISVRKRPDSG; this is encoded by the coding sequence ATGTTCGAAAAGGCGTTTGAGTCCCAGCGTCTCGTCAACGAGGCGGCTGCGGGTCTTCTCGGCGAACTTGAAGCGCGAGGAATCGCAGTCGCGAGCCTAGATGATGTCCGTCTCGATGGGGATAATGTGGAAGTTCTCGCGCCACTGCTCCTTGCGCACGTGTTTTCGGCCCGTTATCCGCCATTCGTGCAGGCGCTCATCGACAAGGTCTCCGTGCCGCAGGCCGCGAATTTTGCTATTCCACAGCTTGCCTTCTTTATCCGTCGCGTCCCTGCGGATTATCGCGATCCCATCGAGGCCGAATCAGGGCGGGAGGGCGATCCAACCTGGCAGGAGCGAATTCGTGACTACATAGGGTCGGCGCTCGGCCAGTTGGTGGCCCCGGACTGGGCCGACATATTCCTCGAACTGGCTAGCGACCGCGGTCTCGGAGGATCGCGTTTCGAGATTATCCATAACCTTTCAAAGTCGCGCGATGAAAGAGTGCCCGAGGTTCTACTCGCGTTGCTCAATGACCCTAGCGTCGCCGTTTTCGCAGCTGAGGCGCTCGGTGAGATGCGCTGGCCTCAAGCAAGGGCTGCGCTCGCTAGGCTCGCTCTCACAGGGGACCTGCCGGCGAAGCGCGCAGCGGCGTCAGCGCTGCGGAGGATATCCGTCCGCAAGCGTCCGGATTCTGGCTGA